A DNA window from Cobetia marina contains the following coding sequences:
- a CDS encoding GMC family oxidoreductase gives MTTADRHASATAPQEHEHDHDYLIVGSGFGGSVCAHRLTEKGYRVAVMEQGKRWTPDNMPRSNWRLSRWLWRPMPGLRGFFTMSFFRHVIVLHGNAVGGGSITYAQTLLVPPDKVWDNGQWAGLNDWHAVMPEHYATAQKMLGVTTNRIIAPADDALKRMAAVAGCEDTWYPTEVGIFFGPEGESATPDAGSPHPDPYFDGEGPERKSCIGCGGCMMGCRHGAKNTLDRNYLYLAEKHGAQVHAETKVIDVVPLNGKTDGADGYAVTTVPSTFAGLYLGLGKRRVTCQSIVFAGSSLGTQELLFRLKDKGALPNLSDALGKRVRTNAESLISCRMPGSRDDMSRGIAIGSGIHIDEHTHIEATRYPAGSDFMGLLFTAMARGKPGWTRPFSWLSAMAKLFLANPLRALRFQLPWGFAKETIIFLCMQTAEGHLDMTLKRLWYWPFRKALVTEGKHIPTFIPEANDFVTRGAKAIGAIPGSSIPEILFNIPTTAHCMGGAAMAASPEDGVCDGQNRVFHYRNMLICDSSMLAANLGVNPSLTITALAEHAMSHIPRKG, from the coding sequence ATGACTACCGCTGATCGCCACGCCAGTGCCACTGCGCCACAAGAGCACGAGCACGACCACGACTACCTGATCGTCGGCTCGGGCTTTGGCGGCTCGGTGTGCGCGCATCGCCTGACCGAGAAAGGTTATCGCGTGGCGGTCATGGAACAGGGCAAGCGCTGGACGCCGGACAACATGCCGCGCTCCAACTGGCGTCTGAGCCGTTGGCTGTGGCGGCCGATGCCGGGGTTGCGCGGCTTCTTCACCATGAGCTTCTTCCGTCACGTCATCGTGTTGCATGGCAACGCGGTGGGCGGCGGCTCCATCACCTATGCGCAGACACTGCTGGTGCCGCCTGACAAGGTCTGGGACAACGGCCAGTGGGCGGGGCTCAATGACTGGCATGCGGTGATGCCAGAGCACTACGCCACGGCGCAGAAGATGCTCGGCGTGACGACCAATCGGATCATCGCACCGGCGGATGACGCCCTGAAACGCATGGCAGCGGTCGCCGGCTGTGAGGACACCTGGTACCCCACCGAGGTCGGCATCTTCTTCGGCCCCGAGGGCGAAAGCGCCACGCCCGACGCCGGTAGCCCCCATCCAGACCCCTACTTTGATGGCGAAGGGCCTGAACGAAAAAGCTGCATCGGCTGCGGTGGCTGCATGATGGGTTGCCGCCATGGCGCCAAGAACACACTCGACAGGAACTATCTGTATCTGGCCGAGAAGCACGGTGCCCAGGTGCACGCCGAGACCAAGGTGATCGATGTCGTGCCGCTCAATGGCAAGACGGATGGGGCCGATGGCTATGCGGTGACGACGGTGCCCTCCACCTTTGCCGGGCTCTATCTTGGTCTGGGAAAGCGCCGTGTCACCTGTCAGTCCATCGTCTTCGCTGGCTCCTCGCTCGGCACCCAGGAGTTGCTGTTCCGCCTCAAGGACAAGGGCGCATTGCCGAACCTCTCGGATGCGCTGGGCAAGCGGGTGCGCACCAATGCGGAGTCCTTGATCAGCTGTCGCATGCCGGGAAGTCGCGATGACATGTCCCGAGGCATCGCCATCGGCTCCGGCATCCATATCGATGAGCACACCCATATCGAAGCCACGCGCTATCCGGCGGGCTCCGATTTCATGGGGCTGCTGTTCACCGCGATGGCCAGGGGCAAGCCCGGCTGGACACGCCCTTTTTCCTGGCTGAGCGCGATGGCGAAGCTCTTCCTTGCCAATCCACTGCGCGCGCTGAGATTCCAGCTGCCGTGGGGCTTCGCGAAGGAGACCATCATCTTCCTGTGCATGCAGACGGCAGAGGGCCACCTCGACATGACGCTCAAACGCCTGTGGTACTGGCCATTTCGCAAGGCGCTGGTCACCGAGGGCAAGCACATTCCCACCTTCATCCCCGAGGCGAATGACTTCGTCACGCGTGGCGCCAAGGCCATCGGCGCCATCCCCGGCAGCAGCATCCCCGAGATACTCTTCAACATCCCGACCACAGCGCACTGCATGGGCGGTGCCGCCATGGCGGCCTCCCCCGAGGACGGCGTCTGCGATGGCCAGAACCGCGTCTTCCATTACCGCAACATGCTGATCTGTGACAGCTCGATGCTCGCTGCCAACCTGGGCGTCAATCCCAGCCTGACCATCACCGCCCTGGCGGAACATGCAATGAGCCATATCCCTCGCAAGGGCTGA
- the madM gene encoding malonate transporter subunit MadM: MIESLVHLFDKYHLVAAFAVIGLAMYVAYWISNNLTRGKLHGSAIAIILGLVLAYVGGATTGGSKGLSDVTLFSGLGLMGGGMLRDLAIIATAYGVNLKEIRQTGFRGVIALFVGVLISFVAGGGVAIAFGYTDPVDITTIGAGAVTYIVGPVTGATLGASSEVVALSIAAGLVKSILTMVATPMTARLIGLDNPRSAMIFGGLIGTTSGVAAGLAATDARLVPYGAMTATFYTGLGILLAPTVLFLAVRAVM; the protein is encoded by the coding sequence ATGATCGAGTCACTCGTCCACCTGTTCGACAAGTATCATCTGGTCGCTGCCTTCGCCGTGATCGGACTGGCGATGTATGTCGCCTACTGGATCAGCAACAACCTGACACGCGGCAAGCTGCACGGCTCCGCCATCGCCATCATCCTCGGCCTGGTGCTGGCCTACGTGGGTGGCGCGACCACCGGCGGCAGCAAGGGGCTCTCGGATGTCACGCTGTTCTCGGGGCTGGGCCTGATGGGGGGCGGCATGCTGCGTGATCTCGCGATCATCGCCACCGCCTACGGGGTCAATCTCAAGGAAATCCGTCAGACCGGCTTTCGGGGTGTCATCGCGCTGTTCGTCGGCGTGCTGATCTCCTTCGTCGCCGGTGGTGGTGTCGCCATCGCCTTCGGCTATACCGATCCTGTCGATATCACCACCATCGGTGCGGGCGCGGTCACCTATATCGTCGGCCCGGTCACCGGTGCCACGCTCGGGGCCAGCTCCGAAGTGGTCGCGCTGTCGATCGCCGCCGGCCTGGTGAAGTCGATCCTGACCATGGTGGCCACGCCGATGACGGCGCGCCTGATCGGGCTCGACAATCCGCGCTCCGCGATGATCTTCGGTGGCCTGATCGGCACCACCAGCGGTGTCGCGGCGGGCCTTGCCGCCACCGATGCCCGCTTGGTTCCCTACGGCGCGATGACCGCCACCTTCTACACCGGCCTGGGCATCCTGCTCGCCCCGACCGTGCTGTTCCTCGCGGTACGTGCGGTGATGTAA
- a CDS encoding TonB-dependent siderophore receptor — MNKVTVRGRGLCGAGTRRLMIGAGVVLVSLPAQAEDATMVLDTQRVTGLRLYDMASSEQSGGYSVDAATVGSKVPASLRDIPQSVSVVTHDAIEDQNFITLDQLAARTPGVRVLNNDSGRSSIFARGYEYDAYSIDGLSAPMSSLTGSVPSLTAIDRVEVMRGPSGLFNSTSELGGVINLVRKRPTDTFQGAISGSVGTLEDRSVSVDLSGPIDEQGRIRGRLVTRSTEQAQWVDDNDNTLNDFYGALEVDLDENTELSLGVIHNTKDISVNQGQPVDGDNNFTYGRRSAFYGADWNSFESDATDVIAELTHRFSSRGYGRLAARYSDRNADYEYAYSGSALSDTGDLSSVAGYAGFTDETSVSVDASYTQGFDAFGNQNEFVVGVDYKTSDSDTTAARTGNLTGSSASISELNNLAYVDILGNARDGVSGYSLSRTETTLEEQGLYGKVTLRPVAPLAVILGARVSQFSAETEDKLNGGSSDMQDTAVTPYGGLVYDLDADHSLYASYSRVFEPQTREGEDGDLIDPREGEQYEIGIKGSYLDGALNARISGFQLTDNHRAASSTDGSVSYSVDSGKMRITGAELELAGNITPQWDVIFGYTYMDSEVLEAGSSDALLMLMPNNMVNLWTQYRFEGNLLDGVSVGAGMTALSDFDSTQGTIQAPGYAVFDAMLGYQFTPKLSGQLNVYNLFDREYYVRAGSASVFNFVGRPASAVATLKYEF, encoded by the coding sequence ATGAACAAGGTGACGGTACGGGGACGCGGTCTGTGCGGGGCAGGCACGCGTCGCTTGATGATCGGGGCGGGCGTGGTGCTGGTCAGTCTGCCGGCACAGGCGGAAGACGCGACGATGGTGCTGGATACCCAGCGGGTGACGGGGCTGCGCCTGTATGACATGGCGTCCAGTGAGCAGAGCGGCGGCTACAGCGTTGACGCTGCCACGGTGGGCTCGAAGGTACCGGCCTCGCTGCGCGACATTCCGCAGTCGGTGAGCGTGGTGACCCATGATGCCATCGAGGACCAGAACTTCATCACGCTGGATCAGCTGGCGGCACGTACGCCAGGCGTGCGGGTGCTGAACAATGACAGCGGTCGCTCGTCGATCTTCGCGCGCGGCTATGAATACGATGCCTACAGCATCGATGGGCTGTCCGCGCCGATGTCGAGTCTGACGGGCTCGGTGCCATCCCTGACTGCCATCGACCGGGTCGAGGTCATGCGTGGGCCATCCGGTCTGTTCAACAGCACCAGTGAGCTGGGCGGGGTCATCAATCTGGTGCGCAAGCGCCCGACCGATACCTTCCAGGGCGCCATCAGCGGCAGCGTCGGTACGCTGGAAGACCGAAGCGTCAGTGTCGATCTCTCCGGGCCCATCGATGAGCAGGGCCGCATCCGTGGACGCCTGGTGACCCGCTCCACCGAGCAGGCGCAGTGGGTGGATGACAACGACAACACGCTGAATGATTTCTATGGCGCGCTGGAAGTCGACCTCGATGAGAACACCGAGCTGTCATTGGGGGTGATCCACAACACCAAGGACATCAGCGTCAATCAGGGTCAGCCGGTCGATGGTGACAACAACTTCACCTATGGCCGCCGTTCGGCATTCTACGGCGCGGACTGGAACAGCTTCGAGAGCGATGCCACCGATGTGATCGCCGAGCTGACCCACCGTTTCAGCTCACGCGGCTATGGTCGACTGGCGGCGCGCTACAGTGATCGCAATGCGGATTACGAGTACGCCTACAGTGGCTCGGCACTGAGCGATACCGGCGACTTGAGCAGTGTCGCGGGCTATGCCGGTTTCACCGATGAGACCTCGGTGAGCGTGGATGCCAGCTACACCCAGGGCTTCGATGCCTTCGGCAACCAGAACGAATTCGTGGTCGGGGTCGATTACAAGACATCGGACTCGGATACCACCGCGGCGCGCACCGGCAACCTGACCGGCTCCAGCGCCAGCATCAGCGAGCTGAACAACCTGGCCTATGTCGACATACTCGGCAATGCCCGGGATGGCGTGAGCGGCTACAGCCTGTCGCGCACCGAGACCACCCTGGAAGAGCAGGGCCTGTACGGCAAGGTGACACTGCGGCCCGTGGCACCGCTGGCAGTGATACTGGGCGCGCGCGTCAGCCAGTTCTCGGCCGAGACAGAAGACAAGCTCAATGGCGGCAGTAGCGACATGCAGGACACCGCCGTCACGCCCTATGGCGGACTCGTCTATGACCTGGACGCCGACCACTCCCTCTATGCCAGCTACTCCAGAGTCTTCGAGCCGCAGACCCGCGAAGGCGAGGATGGCGACCTGATCGACCCGCGCGAAGGCGAGCAATACGAGATCGGGATCAAGGGCAGCTATCTGGATGGCGCACTGAATGCGCGTATCAGTGGTTTCCAGTTGACCGACAATCACCGTGCTGCCTCCTCGACCGACGGTAGCGTCAGTTACTCGGTGGATTCCGGCAAGATGCGCATCACCGGTGCGGAGCTTGAACTGGCCGGCAACATCACGCCGCAGTGGGATGTCATCTTCGGCTACACCTACATGGATTCCGAGGTGCTGGAGGCCGGCAGCTCCGATGCACTGCTGATGCTGATGCCCAACAACATGGTCAATCTGTGGACCCAGTATCGCTTCGAGGGCAACCTGCTGGATGGCGTTTCCGTCGGTGCCGGGATGACGGCACTGAGCGATTTCGACAGCACCCAGGGCACCATCCAGGCACCGGGCTATGCGGTGTTCGATGCCATGCTCGGCTATCAGTTCACGCCCAAACTCAGTGGCCAGCTCAACGTTTACAATCTGTTCGATCGTGAATATTACGTGCGCGCCGGTTCCGCCAGTGTCTTCAACTTCGTGGGACGTCCGGCCAGCGCCGTCGCGACCCTCAAGTACGAGTTCTGA
- a CDS encoding malonate--CoA ligase has product MPHANHANLYLQFARNFDERPDATFLDTVEGHGYTFAEARSAAGQMATALRELGVTPGDRVAVQIDKSCETVILYLACLQVGAVYLPLNTAYTGEEIRYFLGDAGPHLYVCQPKVLETARALGKECDVPRVESLGTEQDGTLMKQARQCSASYEVEPRAADDLAAILYTSGTTGRSKGAMLTHANLASNCQALAETWRFTRDDHLIHALPIFHTHGLFVACNIVLTVGASMTFLPKFDAEQILDLMARSSVLMGVPTFYTRLLESERLNRETTAGMRLFVSGSAPLLSETHSEFSARTGHAILERYGMTETNMNTSNPYDGERRPGTVGMALPGSEVRITDRETGATLPRGETGLIEVRGANVFKGYWKMPEKTASEFREDGFFITGDLGHIDADGYLCISGRDKDLIISGGYNIYPKEVELLIDDMPGVNESAVFGVPHPDFGEGVCAVVVMQAGHQGSLDEAAVLAALSDKLARYKQPKRVFFIDGLPRNVMGKVQKKQLREEYAQLFAPEPARSHG; this is encoded by the coding sequence ATGCCTCACGCCAACCACGCCAACCTCTATCTGCAATTCGCGCGCAACTTCGATGAGCGCCCGGATGCCACCTTCCTCGATACCGTCGAAGGCCACGGCTACACCTTCGCCGAGGCACGCAGCGCCGCCGGTCAGATGGCCACCGCACTTCGCGAGCTGGGCGTGACACCGGGCGACCGCGTCGCGGTGCAGATCGACAAGAGCTGCGAGACCGTCATCCTGTATCTGGCCTGCCTGCAGGTCGGCGCGGTCTATCTGCCGCTGAATACCGCCTACACCGGCGAGGAGATCCGCTACTTCCTGGGCGACGCCGGCCCGCACCTGTACGTCTGCCAGCCCAAGGTGCTGGAGACGGCACGCGCGCTGGGCAAGGAATGTGATGTGCCGCGTGTCGAGAGCCTGGGCACCGAGCAGGACGGCACTCTGATGAAGCAGGCGCGTCAGTGCAGCGCAAGTTACGAGGTCGAGCCGCGCGCCGCCGATGACCTCGCTGCCATCCTCTATACCTCCGGCACCACCGGGCGCAGCAAGGGCGCGATGCTGACCCACGCCAATCTGGCCTCCAACTGTCAGGCGCTGGCCGAGACCTGGCGCTTCACCCGTGATGACCATCTGATCCACGCCCTGCCCATCTTCCATACCCACGGCCTGTTCGTGGCCTGCAACATCGTGCTGACGGTGGGCGCCTCGATGACCTTCCTGCCGAAGTTCGATGCCGAGCAGATTCTGGATCTGATGGCACGCTCCAGCGTGCTGATGGGCGTGCCGACCTTCTACACCCGCCTGCTGGAATCCGAGCGCCTCAATCGCGAGACGACCGCCGGCATGCGGCTGTTCGTCTCGGGCTCAGCGCCGCTGCTCAGCGAGACCCACAGCGAATTCAGCGCACGCACCGGCCACGCGATTCTCGAGCGCTACGGGATGACCGAGACCAACATGAACACCTCCAACCCCTACGACGGCGAGCGGCGTCCCGGCACGGTGGGCATGGCGCTGCCCGGCAGCGAAGTCCGCATCACCGACCGCGAGACAGGTGCCACCTTGCCGCGTGGCGAGACAGGGCTGATCGAGGTGCGCGGTGCCAACGTCTTCAAGGGCTACTGGAAGATGCCGGAGAAGACCGCCAGCGAGTTCCGCGAGGATGGCTTCTTCATCACCGGGGATCTCGGTCATATCGATGCCGATGGCTACCTGTGCATCAGCGGCCGTGACAAGGACCTGATCATCTCCGGCGGCTACAACATCTACCCGAAGGAGGTGGAGCTGCTGATCGATGACATGCCCGGCGTCAACGAATCGGCGGTGTTCGGCGTGCCCCACCCGGACTTCGGCGAAGGTGTCTGCGCGGTGGTGGTCATGCAGGCCGGCCACCAGGGCAGTCTCGATGAAGCGGCGGTGCTTGCCGCCCTCAGCGACAAGCTCGCCCGCTACAAGCAGCCCAAGCGCGTGTTCTTCATCGATGGCCTGCCGCGCAACGTGATGGGCAAGGTGCAGAAGAAACAGCTGCGCGAGGAATATGCACAGCTGTTTGCCCCTGAGCCGGCCCGCTCACACGGCTGA
- a CDS encoding GntR family transcriptional regulator, whose translation MIKMSHAQRLRDLLEDAIVEGRFPPGTKLDPEALGREYQCSRTPIREALQQLAASGMVKVVPKRGTFVTQLGVSELVERFEVMAELEAMCGRLAARRITTQELSELKDAHAACRERLEADDANGYYYENGLFHHCLYRASHNAFLTEEATRLHAILKPYRRLQLHVRHRMHSSYAEHEAIVAAIEAGDATAAEQALKDHVHIQGERFTDLVANIERLHDSA comes from the coding sequence ATGATCAAGATGTCTCATGCGCAACGCCTGCGAGACCTGCTGGAAGATGCCATCGTCGAAGGGCGCTTCCCGCCGGGCACCAAGCTCGACCCCGAAGCGCTGGGCCGCGAGTATCAGTGTTCCCGCACGCCGATCCGCGAGGCGCTGCAGCAGCTGGCGGCCTCCGGCATGGTGAAGGTGGTGCCCAAGCGCGGCACCTTCGTGACGCAGCTGGGCGTCTCGGAGCTGGTGGAACGCTTTGAAGTCATGGCGGAACTGGAAGCCATGTGCGGCCGACTCGCCGCGCGGCGCATCACCACGCAGGAGCTTTCGGAACTCAAGGACGCCCACGCCGCCTGCCGAGAACGCCTGGAAGCCGACGACGCCAATGGCTACTACTACGAGAACGGCCTCTTTCATCACTGTCTCTACCGCGCCAGCCACAACGCCTTCCTCACCGAAGAAGCCACGCGACTGCACGCCATCCTCAAGCCCTATCGCCGCCTGCAACTTCACGTCCGCCACCGCATGCACAGCTCCTACGCCGAACACGAAGCCATCGTCGCCGCCATCGAAGCCGGCGATGCCACTGCTGCCGAGCAAGCGCTGAAGGATCACGTGCATATCCAGGGGGAGAGATTCACCGATCTAGTGGCGAATATTGAGAGATTGCATGATTCTGCATAG
- the madL gene encoding malonate transporter subunit MadL: MVIYGVALLAGCMMAGLVIGDLLGEMLNIDSNLGGVGIAMLLLIFITGVLKDRGKMADSTSSGINFWNAMYIPIVVAMAASQNVVAAFSGGMVALVAGVLAVVLGLALVPLLTGKRPETALEEAPLPDENRPRTSVTTGAPVLDRSRHASPTPAHKH; the protein is encoded by the coding sequence ATGGTGATCTACGGAGTTGCCCTGCTGGCAGGGTGCATGATGGCCGGTCTCGTGATCGGTGATCTGCTCGGAGAAATGCTCAATATCGATTCCAATCTCGGCGGTGTCGGCATCGCCATGCTGCTGCTCATCTTCATCACCGGTGTGCTGAAGGACCGCGGCAAGATGGCCGACAGCACCTCCAGCGGCATCAATTTCTGGAACGCGATGTACATCCCCATCGTGGTCGCGATGGCCGCCAGCCAGAACGTGGTCGCGGCCTTCAGCGGCGGCATGGTCGCGCTGGTCGCGGGCGTGCTGGCGGTGGTGCTGGGGCTTGCACTGGTGCCCCTGCTGACCGGCAAGCGGCCGGAAACCGCACTGGAAGAGGCTCCCCTGCCCGACGAGAACCGCCCCAGAACCTCAGTGACGACAGGCGCCCCGGTGCTGGATCGCAGTCGCCATGCCTCCCCCACTCCTGCTCACAAACACTGA
- a CDS encoding glutaredoxin family protein — MANCPHCQTAKQYLEQQKIGFRLVDVRSPAGQKEFAKTGFRSVPVLKIGDQFLKGFSVKGFNQLYKG; from the coding sequence ATGGCGAATTGCCCTCACTGCCAGACAGCCAAGCAGTATCTGGAGCAGCAGAAGATCGGCTTCCGCCTGGTGGATGTCAGATCCCCTGCGGGACAGAAGGAATTCGCCAAGACCGGCTTTCGCAGCGTGCCTGTCCTGAAGATTGGCGATCAGTTCCTGAAGGGATTCAGCGTGAAAGGCTTCAATCAGTTGTATAAGGGTTGA
- a CDS encoding malonyl-CoA decarboxylase has translation MNLSFLQDLLTHVGQRARQQVGLSPGAGNEDTALARLTESCHNLTESSGEASRIMMAQRALEDYQQLDHEQRLAFFQLLAEHYAADEDRIHAAYAAYRDSPDNANLSALFAASEPRRQSLLRRLNLCPGGTYEIVRMRADLLKLIKQHPELKPLDADFAHLFASWFNRGFLMLEAIDWNTPAAVLEKIIRYEAVHAIQDWSDLRGRLDPEDRRCYAFFHPAIGDEPLIFVEVALCKGVPNNIQHLLANSGQTTEREADTAVFYSISNCQKGLKGISFGNFLIKQVVQELQRELPNLSRFVTLSPVPGFSQWLTRARDEEGLEVSELLAHHLQHDDWMNDEEAQQKMAAELRALAAHYLVNVKHRSGQPMDPVARFHLGNGASLHRLNWPGDTSPNGRQQAHGLMVNYLYEPHRIEQNHEAFSRNDSVVCSSEVKKESKANKELAKAPKREARKESDTLSSSPLPSKASEQSPATRSTKDASDSKPAPSLEE, from the coding sequence ATCAATCTGAGTTTTCTGCAGGATCTGCTGACCCATGTCGGCCAGCGTGCCCGTCAGCAGGTTGGCCTCTCGCCCGGCGCCGGCAATGAAGACACCGCCCTCGCCCGCCTGACCGAGAGCTGCCACAACCTCACCGAGAGCAGCGGTGAAGCCTCGCGCATCATGATGGCCCAGCGGGCGCTGGAGGATTATCAGCAGCTGGATCACGAGCAGCGTCTCGCCTTCTTCCAGCTGCTGGCCGAGCACTACGCCGCCGATGAAGACCGTATCCACGCTGCCTACGCGGCCTATCGCGACTCCCCGGACAACGCCAATCTCAGTGCGCTGTTCGCCGCCAGTGAACCCAGACGCCAATCGTTGCTGCGCCGCCTGAACCTGTGCCCCGGCGGCACCTATGAAATCGTGCGCATGCGTGCCGACCTGCTCAAGCTCATCAAGCAGCATCCGGAATTGAAGCCGCTGGATGCCGACTTCGCGCATCTGTTCGCCTCCTGGTTCAATCGCGGCTTCCTGATGCTGGAGGCCATCGACTGGAACACCCCCGCGGCGGTGCTGGAGAAGATCATCCGCTACGAGGCGGTGCACGCCATTCAGGATTGGAGCGACCTGCGCGGACGTCTCGACCCCGAGGACCGCCGCTGCTACGCCTTCTTCCACCCGGCCATCGGCGATGAGCCGCTGATCTTCGTCGAGGTGGCGCTGTGCAAGGGCGTGCCCAACAACATCCAGCATCTGCTCGCCAACAGCGGCCAGACCACCGAACGCGAGGCGGACACCGCCGTCTTCTACAGCATCAGCAATTGCCAGAAGGGCCTGAAAGGCATCTCGTTCGGCAACTTCCTGATCAAGCAGGTGGTGCAGGAGCTGCAACGCGAACTGCCCAATCTGAGCCGCTTCGTCACCCTCTCGCCGGTGCCCGGTTTCAGTCAGTGGCTGACACGCGCGCGTGATGAGGAAGGCCTGGAAGTCTCCGAGCTGCTGGCCCATCACCTGCAGCACGACGACTGGATGAATGACGAGGAGGCCCAGCAGAAGATGGCAGCGGAACTGCGCGCCCTCGCCGCCCATTACCTGGTCAACGTCAAGCACCGCAGCGGCCAGCCGATGGACCCGGTCGCCCGCTTCCACCTCGGCAACGGTGCCAGCCTGCATCGCCTCAACTGGCCGGGTGACACCTCCCCCAATGGCCGCCAGCAGGCCCACGGCCTGATGGTCAACTACCTCTATGAGCCGCACCGCATCGAGCAGAACCACGAGGCCTTCAGCCGCAACGACAGCGTGGTGTGCAGCAGTGAGGTGAAAAAGGAGTCGAAAGCCAACAAGGAGCTGGCCAAGGCGCCGAAGCGCGAGGCCAGGAAGGAAAGCGATACCCTGTCCAGTTCGCCACTGCCATCAAAAGCATCCGAGCAGTCGCCCGCGACCAGATCGACCAAGGATGCCAGCGACAGCAAGCCAGCGCCGTCACTCGAAGAATGA
- a CDS encoding alpha/beta hydrolase: protein MLLSSSPVMSHMGDARVLQGTTTAFTQHSSTTGHDYLIQVALPQIAPPEGGYPVLLVLDGNRHLDLFTAARDILGRRGFDKAPSDLAIVAVGYAGSGGRGPDRAFISKARFKDFTPPLTTGTAPEGTGGGEDFLAYLTQALPPALASRYPLDLERPALVGHSLGGLFALHAQQKVPEAFGAIFAISPSLWWRQENDPASWPLRLACSEAAGPVYIAAGGREQSPQPRRQDPERDRLRVQRAMIDNAHEHARQLREHCPQVAVQWRLFEGEDHGSVMWPAARAVMERLMRPR, encoded by the coding sequence GTGCTGCTGTCATCAAGCCCCGTCATGAGCCACATGGGAGACGCCAGGGTGCTGCAGGGAACGACGACCGCATTCACGCAGCACTCATCCACCACGGGACATGACTACCTGATTCAGGTGGCGCTGCCGCAGATCGCACCGCCCGAGGGCGGCTATCCGGTACTGCTGGTGCTGGATGGCAATCGTCACCTGGATCTGTTCACGGCAGCGCGCGACATATTGGGACGCCGTGGATTTGACAAGGCGCCGTCAGACCTCGCCATCGTCGCGGTCGGTTATGCGGGGAGTGGCGGTCGCGGCCCTGACAGAGCCTTTATCTCTAAAGCACGCTTCAAGGATTTCACGCCACCGCTCACCACCGGCACGGCGCCAGAGGGTACCGGCGGTGGCGAGGATTTCCTCGCCTATCTGACCCAGGCTCTGCCGCCTGCACTGGCCTCACGCTATCCGCTCGATCTCGAGCGGCCTGCGCTGGTCGGCCACTCACTCGGCGGCCTGTTCGCGCTCCATGCCCAGCAGAAGGTGCCCGAGGCCTTCGGGGCCATCTTCGCGATCAGCCCTTCGCTGTGGTGGCGGCAGGAGAATGACCCGGCCAGCTGGCCGCTGCGTCTTGCCTGCTCCGAGGCGGCGGGCCCGGTGTACATCGCCGCTGGCGGGCGCGAGCAATCGCCGCAGCCCAGGCGACAGGACCCTGAACGGGACAGGCTGCGTGTCCAGCGCGCGATGATCGACAACGCACATGAGCATGCACGCCAGCTGCGCGAGCACTGTCCGCAGGTAGCCGTCCAGTGGCGACTGTTCGAGGGCGAAGACCACGGCAGCGTGATGTGGCCCGCCGCGCGGGCAGTGATGGAACGATTGATGAGGCCACGCTGA